In the Muricauda sp. MAR_2010_75 genome, one interval contains:
- a CDS encoding nuclear transport factor 2 family protein — translation MSTQEVAEKLVALCREGKHAEAYELYAKDAVSLEMPGMPNEVTEGLDNILQGFKQWMDGIQETHGGTVGDPVVAGNHFAVAMTSDVTFKDGNRMNMEEVALYQVQDGKIKKVSFHYDTSAMC, via the coding sequence ATGAGCACACAAGAAGTTGCAGAAAAACTGGTCGCCCTATGCCGAGAGGGCAAACACGCAGAAGCCTACGAACTATATGCGAAAGATGCCGTTAGCTTGGAAATGCCCGGAATGCCCAATGAAGTAACCGAAGGCTTGGACAACATTTTACAAGGTTTCAAACAATGGATGGACGGTATCCAAGAAACCCATGGCGGTACCGTAGGTGATCCTGTTGTTGCGGGCAATCATTTTGCGGTGGCCATGACCAGCGATGTTACCTTTAAGGATGGCAACCGGATGAACATGGAGGAAGTTGCCCTCTACCAAGTGCAGGATGGAAAAATCAAAAAGGTGTCGTTCCATTACGATACTTCGGCCATGTGCTAA
- a CDS encoding GlxA family transcriptional regulator codes for MKHVSILVPKGNAILSSVVGPFKILSAANRFLQSTGVRNDDFFDIHLVGLDGDQSLYNGLFSIHCDKTIVEVEKTDLILIPALRTDKLIEELKLNQPYVDWIISQRNRNNAEVASMCLGAFVLARTGLVDGRQCSTHWAAMELFKRMYPQVNLVSNKIVTEEDGIYTSGGAYSFLNLMIHLIEKYCGREVAIYISKFFEIEIDREDQNQFVIFQGQKEHDDTAIKAAQTFIEDNVNDKISVEELAQKFAISNRNFVRRFKKATQNTPLEYIQRVKIEAAKRSLETTQQNVNEIMYQVGYADQKAFRTVFKKYAGLSPVAYKTKYNRAQLEYQGPNSW; via the coding sequence ATGAAACATGTAAGTATTTTGGTGCCCAAGGGTAATGCTATTTTAAGCAGTGTGGTGGGTCCGTTCAAGATTTTGTCGGCCGCCAATCGTTTTTTACAGAGCACAGGGGTGAGAAACGATGACTTTTTTGACATTCATTTGGTGGGCTTGGATGGCGACCAATCCTTGTACAATGGACTGTTCAGCATTCATTGTGATAAAACCATTGTTGAAGTAGAGAAGACAGATCTTATCCTGATTCCAGCTTTACGTACGGACAAGTTGATCGAGGAACTAAAATTGAATCAACCCTACGTGGATTGGATTATTAGTCAAAGAAACCGAAACAATGCAGAGGTGGCCAGTATGTGTTTGGGTGCTTTTGTGCTGGCCCGCACAGGTCTGGTGGACGGCAGACAGTGCTCTACCCATTGGGCGGCCATGGAGTTGTTCAAACGGATGTACCCCCAGGTGAATCTGGTCTCCAACAAAATTGTCACCGAGGAAGACGGTATTTACACCAGCGGTGGTGCGTATTCTTTTTTGAACCTCATGATCCACCTTATTGAAAAATACTGTGGCCGCGAAGTGGCGATTTACATTTCCAAATTTTTTGAAATTGAAATAGATCGCGAAGACCAAAACCAGTTCGTGATTTTTCAAGGCCAAAAGGAACATGACGACACGGCCATCAAGGCAGCGCAAACTTTTATCGAGGACAACGTGAACGACAAAATATCGGTGGAGGAGTTGGCCCAAAAATTTGCGATCAGCAATAGAAATTTTGTTCGGCGATTTAAAAAAGCCACCCAGAACACCCCATTGGAATACATTCAACGGGTGAAGATAGAAGCGGCCAAACGCAGTCTGGAAACCACCCAACAAAATGTGAACGAGATAATGTATCAGGTTGGCTATGCGGACCAAAAGGCGTTCCGTACTGTGTTTAAAAAATACGCGGGATTATCGCCCGTGGCTTACA